The DNA region TCAACCTGCTGTCCTGCCTGTACTTACTGGAAAGCGGCGGCGACCCGGATATAGTCCGGCGCTTTTTTGAGCTGCGTCTGTGCAGCTGGGCCGGATACAGCCTGAACCTGACGCACTGTCCCTGCGGCAGGCCCCTGGGGCAGGCCGTGTATTCGTTGGATGCGGGCTATTTTGTGTGTGAGGAATGCGCAAAGGGAGACGCTCTCACGGCGTTTCCGCAGGCTCTCTTCTCCTATCTTCTGGCTCTGGAAGAGTGTCAGGAGAGCGGGGTGAGGCGCCTGTCTTTTCCGTCGAAGGCGCTGGCGGACCTGAAAAGGCTGATGGAGACCCATTTGCTCATCCATATGCAGATAAAGGCGGAAGATCCGGGGCTGGCCGAGGTGTTTGCAAAACAAGACCGCTGACCTGCGGTCTCTGCCGAAACGGGTGTAAAATGTCATTGGAACGAACGAGGTGACTGATGAAATATGTATTGATCGCGCTGTTTGCGCTGTGCCTGCAGTGGGCGCTGTATGCGCAGGACGCCGACTACGACACTCTCCTGAAGGAATACAGGGACAAGTATCCCGGCATGGCTTTTGCCGACAGCGACATGGTATTGTATTCTCCCGCGAACTGGCAGGTGTTCCAGCGCCGGAGCAAATATGAGGGCGAGATATTCTTTTCGGGCAAGGTCAGCGCGCCCTGTGACAAGGTCTCCTGGCGCATCACAGGCAAGGGCCTGGACGGCAAGGGGTTTTCGGGGAGCTTCAAGCCCCTGAAGGTGAACTCGGTGACCGGCGCCTTTGACGAGTATGTCAGGGTCCGGGCCGGAGGCTGGTACAGGATAGAGATCAGGGCCGAAAAGGGCAGGGAGACCGTGGCCGAAAAGGTGATCGAACACGTGGGCGTAGGCGAGGTGTTCGTGGGCGCCGGCCAGTCCAACTCCACCAACTGCGGCGAAGAGCGCATCGCTCAGACCCTGGGTATGGGAGCCTCCACCGACGGAATAAACTGGCAGCCCTGCGACGACCCCATGATAGGTCAGCACGACAATACTCCCGGAGGCAGCTACTATCCGGCTCTCGTTGACCTGCTCTACACCGAGTTCCGGGTGCCCATAGCCATAGCTTCCACCGGACACGGAGGGACCTCCATCGAGTCCTGGGGCGTGGGCGGCGAGCTCTACGAGCACTTTATGACCCGGGTGAAGCAGCTGGGCAAAAACGGCTTCCGGGCCGTGCTGTGGCATCAGGGAGAGGCCAACGTGGACACTCCCACCGAAGAATCGGTGCTGAATATGACTGCCATCATCAAGTCCTCCAACTACGACGCGGGCTGGCGGTTCCCCTGGTTCGTGGCGAAGGCCAGCTATCACAATCCGGAGCACGTTTCCTGGCCCCTGATCCGGGCAGCCCATCAGAAGCTGTGGGACGAGGGCGTGGCCCTGGAAGGGCCGGACACAGACACTCTGGGCGCGGAATACAGGGATCACGGAGGTGAGGGAGTCCACTTCAGCCCCAAGGGGCTCCGGGCCCATGCGGAGCTGTGGGCGGAAAAGCTGATACCCTACGTCCATGCATGCATAGACAAAAAATAAAGCATATATCGAAGAGGTGTGTATGAAATATCTTTCTGCTTTGCTCACGGCCGTGATGGCGGCTCTGTTGATATCCTGCGCTTTTGCCCAGGATGCCGACTACGACACTCTCCTGAAGGAATACAGGGACAAGTATCCCGGCATGGCCTTTTCCGACGAGGCCATAGCCATCTACTCTCCCAGGGACTGGCAGGTGTTCCAGCGCCCGAGCAAATACGAGGGCGAGATATTCTTTTCCGGCAAGATCAACGTGCCTTATGACAAGGTCTCCTACCGCATCACCGGCAAGGGCCTGAACGGGAAGCAGTATCCCAAGAGCTTCAAGCCCCTCAGGGTCAACAGTGTCACCGGAGCCTTTGACGAGTATGTCAAGGCCTGGGCCGGCGGCTGGTACACCATAGAGATCAGGGCCGAAAAGGGCAAGGAGACCGTAGCCGAAAAGGTGATCGAGCACGTAGGTATCGGCGAGGTGTTCGTGGGCGCCGGCCAGTCCAACTCCACCAACTGGGGACAGGAGCGCATCACCCAGACCCTGGGTATGGGCTCCTCTACCGACGGCGTGAACTGGCAGCCCTGCGACGACCCCATGATAGGCCAGCACGACAATACCAAGGGGGGCAG from Abditibacteriota bacterium includes:
- the recO gene encoding DNA repair protein RecO produces the protein MRNQKLETITLSRRPFREKDILVTALAKHSGRLTLLARGAQKPGGALAGVSEPFVYARVMIARPKDISVLVSADIRESFTGLKADLPAIGAAYHIAALADRASLQWEDSERLFLNLLSCLYLLESGGDPDIVRRFFELRLCSWAGYSLNLTHCPCGRPLGQAVYSLDAGYFVCEECAKGDALTAFPQALFSYLLALEECQESGVRRLSFPSKALADLKRLMETHLLIHMQIKAEDPGLAEVFAKQDR